AAGGAGGTCGAGCGCGCCCGCATCGTCGAGTACGCCAACCGTCGCCCGAGCGCACGCTTCATCGAGGGCAGCAGCGTCTGGGAGGTCCCGGTCGACATCGCGGTGCCCTCGGCCACGCAGAACGAGGTCAGCCTGTCCGACGCCGAAGCGCTGATCGCCAACGGCGTGCGCGTGGTGTCGGAGGGCGCGAACATGCCGTGTGTGCCGGATGCCGTCGACGCGTTCCAGAAGGCGGGCGTGCTGTTCGCCCCCGGAAAGGCCGCCAACGCGGGCGGTGTCGCGACCTCGGCCCTCGAGATGAGCCAGAACGCGTCGCGCCAGCGCTGGAGCTTCGGGGACAGCGAGAACAAGCTGCGCGAGATCATGGCGGACATCCACGATGCCGCGTTCGACGCCGCGGAGCGTCACGGTGTCGCGGGTGACTACGTGGCCGGTGCCAACATCGCGGGATTCGAGCGCGTCGCCGCAGCGATGCTCGCCCAGGGCGTCATCTGATCCCTCGCACCCTCCGTTCCGGTCGCGATAAGTCACCGTTTCGGCTGATTTCGGCTGACATATCGCGACGGGAAGGGCTCGTGAGGGACCGCGCCGGCGGTCAGGAGCGGTGGGGGCGGCGGTGTGCGTCGTCGAGATGCACGTCCTGCGCATGCCGCGCGAGGGAGCTGCCGTAGCGCTCGGTGAGCTGCACCATCAGGTCGGGGGTGTCCCGGTCGACGCCGAAGACGTGCCCGGGGAAGTCGAGGTCGGGCTGGGCGGCCGCGATGTCGTCCTCACGGTCCGGCGAGAAGAGCTGCACCGGATCACCGACCGCCACCCAGCCGATCGGGACCACCGTGCCTTCGGGCAGGACGGCGCGACGGAGGACGATCGCGTTGACGCGTACCTCGCAGCGCGCCCCCACCAGGGAACCGTTGAACAGACGCGACCCCGAGGCGAGGAACGTCTCCTCACCCACGGTCGCGCCCGCGATGCTCGACAGTGTGCCGATCAGGGTGTGCGCGCCGATGTGCACCGCGTTCGCGGCGGTCGCCCGGATGAGCGCATTCTCCATCACGATCACGTGCTCGCCGAGAGTGATCGCTCCTCCTTCGGCCGTGATCACGGCGCCGTGCAGCACCTGGCAGCCCGGCCCGATCTCCACGTCGCCCGAGACGACGGCGGTGGGGGCGATGACGGCGGTGTCATGGATGCGGGGCCGAGCCCCGAGGTGCTCGTACAACATGCGGCCAGACTAGTACCGCCGCCGGTCGCCGCGCGCTACTCGGCCGCGACCGGCTCGGGGAAGATCGCGGTGAACAGCTGTCCGACCCACTCGAGCAGCTGTGCATCGGGCAGCGGCTCGAGACCGACGCCGACCGCTGCGGGAACCATGGGCATCGGCACGACCAGCGCCTCTCCCCCGGCCACGAGCTTCGCCTTCGGATACAGTCGCTGCAACCGCACCTTGATCGAGTCTTCGAGGCGTGCGGGCGCGATGCGCAGGTTCGACCCCATCACGACCACATCCGTGAGCCCGGCGCGGGCGGCACGGCGCCGCAGACGCGAGACCGCGACCAGGCCCTCCACCTCTTCCGGCGGTGTGCCGTAGCGGTCGACGAGCTCCTCGATCACGAGGTCGATGGCCTCGTCCTTCGCCGTCGCCGCCGAGGCCGCCGAGAGCTTCTGATAGGCCTCGAGTCGCAGACGCTCGCTGTCGATGTAGTACTCGGGGATGCGCGCATCGAGCGGCAACTCCAGTCGCAGCTCCTGTCCGGTCTCGACCTCGTCGCCGCGGAAGGTCGCCACGGCCTCGCCGATCATGCGCAGGTACAGGTCGAATCCGACGCCGGCGATGTGTCCGGCCTGCTCGGCACCGAGGAGGTTGCCCGCCCCACGCAGTTCGAGGTCTTTCAGCGCGACCTGCATGCCGGAGCCGAGGTCGTTGTTGACCGCGATCGTCTGCAGACGGTCTGCCGCGGTCTCGGAGAGCGGCTTGGTCTCGTCGTAGAGGAAGTACGCGTACGCGCGCTCGCGCCCTCGTCCGACACGACCTCGAAGCTGGTGCAGCTGGCTGAGCCCGTACTTGTCGGCGCGGTCGATGATGATCGTGTTCGCGTTGGCGATGTCGAGGCCGGTCTCGATGATGGTCGTCGAGACGAGGACGTCGAACTTGCGCTCCCAGAAGTCGTCGACGACCTGTTCGAGCTGGTGCTCGCCCATCTGTCCGTGGGCGACGGCGATGCGGGCCTCCGGCACGAGTTCGGCGAGCTCGCTCGCCACGCGCTGGATGGACTGCACGCGGTTGTGCACGAAGAAGATCTGCCCCTCGCGCAGGATCTCACGTCGGATCGCGGCGGCCATCTGCTTGTCGCTGCGGGGACCGACGAACGAGAGGATCGGATGACGGTCCTCGGGCGGAGTCGCCAGCGTCGACATCTCCCGGATGCCCGTGACCGCCATCTCGAGCGTGCGCGGGATGGGAGTGGCACTCATGGCGAGGATGTCGACGTTGGTCTTCATCTTCTTGAGCGCGTCCTTGTGCTCGACCCCGAACCGCTGCTCCTCGTCGATGATCATGAGGCCGAGATCCTTGAACATCACCTGATCGGTGAGGATGCGGTGGGTGCCGATCACCATGTCGACCGAGCCCTCCAACAGCCCCTGGAGGGTGAGCCGGGCTTCCTTGTCGGTCTGGAAGCGCGACAACGGCCGCACCTTGACCGGGAATCCGGCGAAGCGCTCGGTGAAGGTCTCGAGGTGCTGCTTCACGAGAAGGGTGGTGGGCACGAGCATCGCGACCTGCTTGCCGTCCTGGATCGCCTTGAAGGCGGCACGGACGGCGACCTCGGTCTTGCCGAATCCGACGTCCCCCGAGAGCAGCCGGTCCATCGGGATCGGCCGCTCCATGTCGGCCTTGATCTCGTCGATGGTCTGCAGCTGGTCCTGGGTCTCGGCGAACGGGAACGCCTCCTCCAGCTCGCGCTGCCACGGCGTGTCCGGACCGAAGGCGTGTCCCTTGGCGCTCATGCGCGCGGAGTAGAGCTTCACGAGCTCGACGGCGATGTCGCGGACCGCCTTGCGCGCCTTGCCCTTGGCCTGCGACCAGTCGCTTCCGCCCATCTTCGAGAGCGTGGGCGCTTCGCCGCCGACGTACTTCGAGAGCAGGTCGAGCTGGTCGGTCGGCACGAAGAGCTTGTCGCCCGGGTAGCCGCGTTTGGACGGTGCGTACTCGAGCACGAGGTAGTCGCGGACCGACTTGGCGGCATTGCGTCCCCCGGTCGACACCTCCCGCTGCGTCATCTCGACGAACCGGCCGATGCCGTGCGTGGCGTGCACGACGAAGTCGCCCTGCTTGAGCTGGAGCGGATCGACGACGTTCTTGCGGCGGGAGGCGAGCTTCTTGACGACGCGCTGGTCGCCGCCGATCGTGCGGCCGTAGAACTCGTTGTCGGTGAGGACCGCGAGCTTCGCCTCCTCGATCTGGAAGCCCGCTTCGACCGAACCTGTGACGAGTGTCGCGACACCGGGCTCCGGCGCCTCGTCGAGCGTCTCGAGCACGCGGGCGGCCAGGCCCCGGTCTGCGAGGACGTCGCGTGCACGATCGACCAGTCCGTGACCGGCGGCGATCACGACCACGCGCCATCCGTCGGTCACCTTCGCCTCGACGAAGGAGATGGCCCCGTCGACGTTGCCGTGGAAGGAGGGGATGACGGCGGCGCCGAGGTTGGTCGCCTCCACCTCGCCCTCGCCGAGGCCGGCGCCGAACGGGCTGAGCCGCCACCACACGCCGCCGCGGTCGCGCACGACCTCCCGGAGCTCGGCGATCGTCAGGAAATCCCCGGCCCCCAGATCGATGGGCGCGGAAGCGCCGGAGGTGGCCGCGCTCCAGGCGGCGTCGAGGAACTCGCGGTTCGTGTCGCCCAGGGTGATGGCACGTGCGCTCGCGCGCTCGGGATCGATGACCGCCGTCGCGCTCCCGGCCGGCAGGTACTCGGCCAACGACTTCAAGGGTCCGGCGACGGCGGGGAGCAGCGACTCCATCCCCTCGACCGGGATCCCCTCGGCCATCTTCTCGAGCATGCCGGAGATCGCGGGGAAACCGCCGATCAGCGCGCGGGCGCGTTCGCGGACGTCGGCTGTGAGCAGCAGTTCACGGGTCGGAGGAAGGTCGACGCTCGGGACATCGCCCGGAAGCGAACGCTGGTCGGCCACCGAGAAGGCCCGGATCTGATCGATCTCGTCGCCGAAGAACTCCACGCGGTAGGGATGCTCGGACGTGGGCGGGAACACGTCGAGGATGCCCCCGCGCACCGCGAACTCTCCGCGCCGCGACACCATGTCGACGCGCGAGTACGCCCGCTCGACGAGCTGCTCCACCACGCGGTCGAGTTCGTGGCCCCGACTGCCGACCAGGAGCTCGAGCGGCGCGATCTCGCCGAGGTTCCCTGCGATCGGCTGCAGCGCGGCGCGGACGGACGCGACCACGATCAACGGGTGGTCGCCCGACCACTCCGCGATCCGACGCAGCGTCTGCAGCCGCTGACCGACGGTGTCGGGGCTCGGGCTGAGGCGCTCGTGCGGCAGCGTCTCCCACGCGGGGAAGGTGAGGATGTCGGCATCGGGCATGTAGGCGTGCATCGCCAGCGCCAGACTCTCCGCCCGGCGACCGGTGGGCACGACCGCGAGAAGAGCGGCCGGATGTCCCGCCGCGGTCCGTCGAGCCAGCAAACCGGCCAGAGTCGGCGCGTCGAGCCCGTCGACCAGGCCGAGGTCGGCGTCGGTGCGCGCCCAGCTGAGGGCGTCACGGTACAGAGACGCCTCTTCCAAGGCGCGCAGAATCCCCGGAACAGTCACCGGACAAGACTAGTCGCGCCCACGGACACTCCCGCCGCCGTCCGACGACGAGCGCTCACCTGCGTAGGCTGTCGGGATGGAATCCGTCGTGCTGACCACCGAACGTCTCGTCCTTCATGCTCCGACGGATGCCGACGTCGATGCCATCACCGACGCGTGCCAGGACCCCGAACTCCCCCGCTGGACCACGGTGCCGAGCCCGTACTCGCGCGAGGATGCGGAGGGCTTCGTGCGCCTGGTGACCGAGCACTGGAACGCGGGAACAGAGGCCGTGTGGGGCGTCTACGCGGACGGCGGGCTCGTGGGCATGATCGGTCTCCACAACAGGACCGACCACTTCACGGGCGCGACGGCCGAACTCGGCTACTGGGTCGAGGCCTCCGCGCGCGGCAAGGGCTACCTCGTCGAAGCGGCCCATGCCGTGATCGACTGGGGGTTCACCGATCTCGGCCTCGCCCGCATCCGGTGGCAGGCCGTGGTGGGGAACGTCCCTTCCGCACGGGCCGCGCGCGCTCTCGGCTTCCGCTACGAAGGTCTGCAGCGCCAGGCGCTGACCAGCCAGCGCGGCCGTGACGACGGGTGGATCGCGGGGCTGCTGCCCGACGACGACCGCACCCCGGTGGACTGGCCGGTGCTCTGAGGGCCGCCCGCCGGGTGACAGTGTCGGCGGCCGGTGACAGGATGAACGCATGCCGGAGATGCCGGAAGTCCAGGGCCTGACCACCTTCCTCGACGAGCGCGCCGTGGGGCGGACGATCACGCGGGCGACCGTCGCCGCCATCGCCGCGCTCAAGACCTACGACCCACCGATCACTGCGCTGCAGGGACGCACGATCACGGCCTGCGCTCGGCTCGGCAAATTCGTGGTGCTCTCGTGCGGCGACGACCTGCACCTCGTGTTCCACCTCGCGAAGGCGGGGTGGCTCCGGTGGTACGACGCGCTGCCGACCACGCTCCTCAAGCCGGGCAAGTCCCCCATCGCGCTGCGCATCGCACTCGACGACGGCAGCGGCTTCGATCTCACGGAGGCCGGGACGAAGAAGTCGCTCGCCGTCTCCGTGGTCCGCGACCCGCAGGAGGTCCCCGGCATCGCGCGGCTCGGGCCCGACCCTCTCGACCCCGCGTTCACCAGAGAGGCGTTCGCGGCGTTGCTGGATGAGCGTCGGATGCAGATCAAGGGGCTGCTGCGCGACCAAGCGGTGATCGCGGGCATCGGCAACGCGTACTCCGACGAGATCCTGCACGCCGCGCGCATGTCGCCGTATGCGATCGCCGGAAAGCTGGACGATGCCGAGATCGACCGCTTGTTCGCCGCCCTGCGCGAGACGCTGACGGAAGCGATCGCCGAAGCCTCCGGCAAGCCGCCGGCCGATCTGAAAGACGCCAAGCGCCGCGGGATGCAGGTGCACGCCCGCCGCGGAGAGGCCTGCCCGGTATGCGGCGACACGGTGCGCAGCGTCTTCTTCGCCGACCGTTCGCTCGAGTACTGCCCCACCTGCCAGACCGGCGGCAAAGTGCTCGCCGACCGGCGGCTCTCGCGGCTGCTCAAGTGACGGCGGTGGCGAGCGGCGGGCGCAAGGTCCCTGTCGTGGAATGACAAGGTCCCTGTCGTGGAATGAAATGCGTGCAGGCGCGTTGAGTACACTCAGAGCAACAACGTGCTCCGGGGTCGGTGAGAATCCGAACCGGCGGTGACAGTCCGCGAGCGTCTCGAGAGATCGGGATGCCGATCCGGTGGAACTCCGGGACCGACGGTGATGCGAGGGAGACTTCGCTAGTCCGGAAGGGAGGCAGCACGAGACGCATCCGTGCGTCCGTTCCGCCATCCCTCCGACCCCCGGAGCCTCAGAGGAGGACGACGGATGGCAGTGAACGCGGCAGAGCGCGACGCGATGGTTCGCGCGCTCCACCTCGCCGCCCGCGGACCACGAGGGGCGAACCCGCAGGTGGGCGCGGTCATCCTCTCCCCCGAAGGCAGGGTGCTCGCCGAGGGGTGGCACCAGGGCGCCG
Above is a window of Microbacterium aurugineum DNA encoding:
- a CDS encoding gamma carbonic anhydrase family protein, encoding MLYEHLGARPRIHDTAVIAPTAVVSGDVEIGPGCQVLHGAVITAEGGAITLGEHVIVMENALIRATAANAVHIGAHTLIGTLSSIAGATVGEETFLASGSRLFNGSLVGARCEVRVNAIVLRRAVLPEGTVVPIGWVAVGDPVQLFSPDREDDIAAAQPDLDFPGHVFGVDRDTPDLMVQLTERYGSSLARHAQDVHLDDAHRRPHRS
- the mfd gene encoding transcription-repair coupling factor gives rise to the protein MTVPGILRALEEASLYRDALSWARTDADLGLVDGLDAPTLAGLLARRTAAGHPAALLAVVPTGRRAESLALAMHAYMPDADILTFPAWETLPHERLSPSPDTVGQRLQTLRRIAEWSGDHPLIVVASVRAALQPIAGNLGEIAPLELLVGSRGHELDRVVEQLVERAYSRVDMVSRRGEFAVRGGILDVFPPTSEHPYRVEFFGDEIDQIRAFSVADQRSLPGDVPSVDLPPTRELLLTADVRERARALIGGFPAISGMLEKMAEGIPVEGMESLLPAVAGPLKSLAEYLPAGSATAVIDPERASARAITLGDTNREFLDAAWSAATSGASAPIDLGAGDFLTIAELREVVRDRGGVWWRLSPFGAGLGEGEVEATNLGAAVIPSFHGNVDGAISFVEAKVTDGWRVVVIAAGHGLVDRARDVLADRGLAARVLETLDEAPEPGVATLVTGSVEAGFQIEEAKLAVLTDNEFYGRTIGGDQRVVKKLASRRKNVVDPLQLKQGDFVVHATHGIGRFVEMTQREVSTGGRNAAKSVRDYLVLEYAPSKRGYPGDKLFVPTDQLDLLSKYVGGEAPTLSKMGGSDWSQAKGKARKAVRDIAVELVKLYSARMSAKGHAFGPDTPWQRELEEAFPFAETQDQLQTIDEIKADMERPIPMDRLLSGDVGFGKTEVAVRAAFKAIQDGKQVAMLVPTTLLVKQHLETFTERFAGFPVKVRPLSRFQTDKEARLTLQGLLEGSVDMVIGTHRILTDQVMFKDLGLMIIDEEQRFGVEHKDALKKMKTNVDILAMSATPIPRTLEMAVTGIREMSTLATPPEDRHPILSFVGPRSDKQMAAAIRREILREGQIFFVHNRVQSIQRVASELAELVPEARIAVAHGQMGEHQLEQVVDDFWERKFDVLVSTTIIETGLDIANANTIIIDRADKYGLSQLHQLRGRVGRGRERAYAYFLYDETKPLSETAADRLQTIAVNNDLGSGMQVALKDLELRGAGNLLGAEQAGHIAGVGFDLYLRMIGEAVATFRGDEVETGQELRLELPLDARIPEYYIDSERLRLEAYQKLSAASAATAKDEAIDLVIEELVDRYGTPPEEVEGLVAVSRLRRRAARAGLTDVVVMGSNLRIAPARLEDSIKVRLQRLYPKAKLVAGGEALVVPMPMVPAAVGVGLEPLPDAQLLEWVGQLFTAIFPEPVAAE
- a CDS encoding GNAT family N-acetyltransferase, with product MESVVLTTERLVLHAPTDADVDAITDACQDPELPRWTTVPSPYSREDAEGFVRLVTEHWNAGTEAVWGVYADGGLVGMIGLHNRTDHFTGATAELGYWVEASARGKGYLVEAAHAVIDWGFTDLGLARIRWQAVVGNVPSARAARALGFRYEGLQRQALTSQRGRDDGWIAGLLPDDDRTPVDWPVL
- a CDS encoding Fpg/Nei family DNA glycosylase; translated protein: MPEMPEVQGLTTFLDERAVGRTITRATVAAIAALKTYDPPITALQGRTITACARLGKFVVLSCGDDLHLVFHLAKAGWLRWYDALPTTLLKPGKSPIALRIALDDGSGFDLTEAGTKKSLAVSVVRDPQEVPGIARLGPDPLDPAFTREAFAALLDERRMQIKGLLRDQAVIAGIGNAYSDEILHAARMSPYAIAGKLDDAEIDRLFAALRETLTEAIAEASGKPPADLKDAKRRGMQVHARRGEACPVCGDTVRSVFFADRSLEYCPTCQTGGKVLADRRLSRLLK